The following are encoded together in the uncultured Sphaerochaeta sp. genome:
- a CDS encoding IS1634 family transposase, producing MNKEGNTTKVVEVFNKNAGVTYVYEDTAYWDSEKKQGRHRRKCIGKRGPDGKIIYNGYYLSRQEASRVQEHPLPVVSGTTLLGQNLILEPIIARTGLGNVLTKVLGPQDAAYVLELAKYSVCTGKPLSYAESWLDERGFDGAQLCSQRITELLRRLDKDAQNTFFSSWIERNREKKNLLFDISSISSHAKDNPYVEWGYNRDKEKKPQINIGLLSSYATHLPLWFSELPGSMNDSIVLQQVLEQLKKLEVPSSVIIGDRAFCSVDNIAQLTDHGHKFLIPVPSNVTWARELIEKHRHAIQRPGTLIPTDDKDAIIYGLKTIRKTEQGRMWAHIYFDAARKERDVARLMKKLQQCMVELELQQPIKNNQSYYDRYFVVKETPKRGRKVLLKEEEVQSFIDGQSGYWVLYTNAEKDPAEALYAYRQRNDIELLFDDMKNIIDCNRLRVHTEQVMKGRLFINFVTLIILTALKERIKQIPAKQRKHWNHREILDKVNTYSKIHYRGKYKDVYTVPTKAQRLIFDLFSIEYSWKGKLMNVGDEDPFETDSPLS from the coding sequence ATGAATAAAGAAGGGAACACAACCAAGGTCGTTGAGGTTTTCAACAAGAATGCAGGTGTCACATACGTCTATGAGGATACCGCTTACTGGGATAGTGAGAAGAAACAAGGCCGGCACCGCCGCAAGTGTATCGGCAAGAGGGGACCTGACGGCAAGATCATCTACAACGGGTATTACCTTTCCCGTCAGGAAGCATCCCGGGTCCAGGAACATCCGCTTCCTGTTGTTTCCGGGACGACGCTCCTTGGCCAGAATCTCATCCTTGAGCCCATCATTGCCCGTACCGGGCTGGGGAATGTTCTCACCAAGGTGCTGGGACCACAGGATGCTGCGTATGTCCTGGAACTTGCAAAATACTCGGTGTGTACCGGGAAGCCTCTCAGTTATGCAGAGTCCTGGCTTGATGAGAGAGGATTTGATGGGGCCCAGCTTTGCTCCCAGCGGATCACTGAACTGCTGAGGAGGCTCGACAAGGATGCCCAGAACACCTTCTTCTCTTCGTGGATAGAGCGGAACAGGGAGAAGAAGAATCTGCTGTTCGATATCAGCAGTATTTCCAGCCATGCGAAGGACAACCCGTATGTCGAGTGGGGCTACAACCGTGACAAGGAGAAGAAGCCCCAAATCAATATAGGTCTGCTCAGCTCGTACGCCACCCATCTTCCCCTATGGTTCTCAGAGCTGCCGGGAAGCATGAATGACTCGATCGTCCTGCAGCAGGTGCTCGAGCAGCTGAAGAAACTGGAGGTTCCCTCATCGGTGATCATAGGGGACCGGGCATTCTGCTCTGTCGACAACATCGCACAACTTACCGATCACGGCCACAAGTTCCTCATCCCTGTTCCCTCAAACGTCACATGGGCACGGGAACTCATCGAGAAGCACCGCCATGCGATCCAGCGGCCTGGCACCCTCATCCCCACCGATGACAAGGATGCCATCATCTATGGCCTGAAGACCATCAGGAAGACCGAGCAAGGAAGGATGTGGGCTCACATATACTTCGATGCAGCGAGAAAGGAGCGGGACGTCGCCCGTCTCATGAAAAAGCTGCAGCAATGCATGGTTGAGCTTGAATTGCAGCAACCCATCAAGAACAACCAGTCGTACTACGACCGGTACTTCGTGGTGAAAGAGACCCCGAAAAGGGGAAGAAAAGTACTGCTCAAAGAGGAAGAAGTCCAGTCGTTCATCGACGGGCAGAGCGGATACTGGGTCCTGTACACCAATGCCGAGAAGGATCCAGCTGAAGCATTGTATGCATACCGGCAGAGAAATGACATCGAACTGCTCTTCGACGACATGAAGAACATCATCGACTGCAACAGATTGAGAGTCCACACCGAGCAGGTGATGAAAGGCAGGCTTTTCATCAATTTCGTCACACTGATCATCCTGACTGCCCTGAAGGAACGAATCAAGCAGATCCCCGCGAAACAGCGGAAACACTGGAACCACCGTGAGATCCTGGACAAGGTGAATACCTACTCGAAGATTCACTACCGAGGGAAATACAAGGATGTGTATACCGTCCCCACGAAGGCTCAGCGGCTCATCTTCGATCTGTTCAGCATTGAGTATTCATGGAAAGGCAAGCTGATGAATGTAGGGGATGAGGATCCGTTTGAGACTGATTCTCCGCTCTCCTAG